Proteins encoded together in one Antennarius striatus isolate MH-2024 chromosome 13, ASM4005453v1, whole genome shotgun sequence window:
- the pcp4a gene encoding calmodulin regulator protein PCP4a isoform X2, translated as MRARCASQREDRSSWGHITDHWQPAPTDPTRRAAMSERQASGAMTEKSKPSAGQDEKKCSLPQDFDIDMENPETEKAAVAIQSQFRKFQKKKQDAKS; from the exons ATGAGAGCGCGGTGCGCGTCACAGAGAGAGGACCGTTCCAGCTGGGGCCACATCACAGATCACTGGCAACCAGCACCGACAGACCCCACTCGCAGAGCAGCCATGAGTGAG agaCAAGCATCTGGAGCGATGACTGAAAAGAGCAAACCGTCTGCTGGCCAAG ATGAGAAGAAGTGCAGCCTCCCCCAGGACTTCGACATCGACATGGAGAACCCGGAGACGGAGAAGGCGGCCGTGGCGATCCAGTCGCAGTTCAGGAAGTTCCAGAAAAAGAAGCAGGACGCCAAGTCTTAG
- the pcp4a gene encoding calmodulin regulator protein PCP4a isoform X1 yields MRARCASQREDRSSWGHITDHWQPAPTDPTRRAAMSERQASGAMTEKSKPSAGQGLHGQQKEAAKHEKKCSLPQDFDIDMENPETEKAAVAIQSQFRKFQKKKQDAKS; encoded by the exons ATGAGAGCGCGGTGCGCGTCACAGAGAGAGGACCGTTCCAGCTGGGGCCACATCACAGATCACTGGCAACCAGCACCGACAGACCCCACTCGCAGAGCAGCCATGAGTGAG agaCAAGCATCTGGAGCGATGACTGAAAAGAGCAAACCGTCTGCTGGCCAAG GGCTTCACGGTCAGCAGAAGGAGGCCGCTAAAC ATGAGAAGAAGTGCAGCCTCCCCCAGGACTTCGACATCGACATGGAGAACCCGGAGACGGAGAAGGCGGCCGTGGCGATCCAGTCGCAGTTCAGGAAGTTCCAGAAAAAGAAGCAGGACGCCAAGTCTTAG